A window of Halopseudomonas sabulinigri genomic DNA:
GCATTGTTAGCGGGTGCCCTACTGCTCCTCGCGGTCGGCAGCGCGCAACACAGCCAGGCGCGGTCAATGGCGCAGGAAGTGCGCCTGCCGCACGTGCAGGGCTGGCAGATCACCGCCACGCGGAAGATCAGGTCAGTCACTTGCTCGGCACAACAATCTGCAACCGACGGGCAGCAACTGTACCTGTCAGTCAGGGCCCTGCCAGACGATGCGTTCGCCTGGAACCTGCAGTTTACCTCTCGCGATCGCACCGTGACGGCTGGCGTGCAGCAGGCGGCGGCGAGCCTGCTGGTGAATGGCGTGCCAGCCTCCACAGGCAGCGTAGTTGCCATTGGCGATAGCACCAGGCGCTATGTTCGCTTTGAGTTTGCGCCGTTAGCGGGCAACGTTGCGGCGATAAAACCGGCGTCTGCCGTCGAGCTTACGGCGCCAGGTCTGGCCCCATTGGGCATTACAGCGTTGGCGCCGTTGATCACGGCGCTGGAGCAATGCCAGCGGGACAGCCTGAATTCCGGCTTCTGGAACAACGCGACCACGCGGTGCAATTAAGCCGCGTTGTTGCGGGCTTTGCGGTAGCGACATGGCGTTGATCTGCCTGCGATCAGCTGGCCTACAGGCTACGGCTGTGCGCTACGGGGGACCGCGAGCGCCATTGGTAACCAGCGCTCTGCGGCGAACCCGGCAATGTCTGCCCAGCCAGTCGTCATGCCGACTGAACCCAGGGCGACTTTGGTGATCACTGTTCAAGCAGCCTGAAACTTCGCATGGCATTTCGCCGGCTGCACCAGCAACCGGAGGTACCCATGCATCTCAAAGGCTCATGCCACTGTGGCCGCGTTCACTTCTCACTGGAGTCCGCGCAGCCCTACCCGTTCAACCTGTGCTACTGCTCCATTTGCCGCAAGACGGCGGGCGGTGGTGGCTACGCGATCAACCTCGGTGGCGATTACCGGACGCTCAAGGTAGAGGGCATGGAGCATGTGAAGGTCTATCAAGCCACGATCACCGACGCGGATACCGGCGAGCAGCGATTAAGCTCGGGGCAACGACACTTTTGTGTGGAGTGCGGCAGCGCGCTCTGGCTTTGGGACCCGAACTGGCCAGAGCTGGTGCACCCGCTGGCCTCGGCCATTGATACACCCCTGCCGGTGCCGCCGGAGCGTACGCATTTGATGCTTGGCTCAAAAGCGCCCTGGGTTAAAGTACAGGCCGCTCCGAATGACAAGTTGTTTGAGGTATACCCCGACGAATCCCTGGCCGAATGGCACCAGCGGCTGGGGTTAAGCAGCTAGGGCGCACTGCCATGCGGATTCATCGCGTCTCTGTTTTTGGCGCACCATACATGCCTTTCAAAACCGCGCAACCATGCCAAGACTGACGCTATACCTGCTGTTCTTCCTCGCCCTGCCACTGCACGCCGCCGAGCGGGAACGTGCCGACTGGGCAGCCGAATTCGCCGCGCAGGATGCCGTCGGCACCATAATCGTGGTGGATGAACGCATACCAGGCAAAGCCACCTGGGTGCATAACCCCGAGCGCGCAGCGCAGCGCTTCTCCCCCGCCTCAACGTTCAAGATTCCGCATACGCTGATGGCCCTGGATGCGGGCGCGGTGAAGGACGAGTTTCAGGTCTTCCCCTGGCATGGCACCCAGCACAGCTACGCTGGCCACAATCAGGATCAGACCCTGCGCTCGGCCATGCGCCATTCTACTGTGTGGGTGTATCGCGGCTTTGCCAGCGCTATCGGCGAGCCCAAGGCCCGCGCCTATCTCCAGCAGCTGAACTACGGCAATGCCGACCCTTCGGTGGACGCCGGCGATTACTGGATTGATGGCAAGCTGGCAATCTCTGCCGAAGAGCAAATTGCTTTTTTGCAGCAGCTGTACCGTAATCAGCTGCCGTTCAAGATAGCGCACCAACGGCTGACCAAAGATCTGATGATTGTGCAGGCCGAGCGTAACTGGATCCTGCGTGCCAAAACCGGCTGGGAGGGTCGCTATGGCTGGTGGGTCGGCTGGGTGGAATGGCCCGAGGGGCCTGTGTTTTTTGCGCTTAATATCGACACGCCAAACCGGCTGGAAGACCTGCACAAGCGTGAAGACATCACCCGTGCACTGCTGCGCTCAATCAATGCGCTGCCTGCTGCACACTGACTACTCTGCGAGCTTTATTTGGCTGCCAAGATCTCACTAAAAACACCTACAAACAAAGTGTTAGGCGAGGATTCATAGAATGAACGTGAGCGAGTTCTCCGTGCGATCCGGGCTCTCGGCGCACACTCTGCGCTACTACGAAAAGATCGGCGTGCTACCGCGTATTCAGCGCAATAGCAGCGGGCACCGCGCCTTCACAGCCAGGGACCTGGAGTGGATCAACTTTGTCACTCGGCTGAAAGAAACCGGCATGCCGCTGGAAGGCATACTCAAGTATGCCGCGCTCAGGCTTGAGGGCGATGGCACCCTGGCCGAGCGTCAACGCATGTTGGCGACCCACCGCGATGCACTGAAGCTCAAAATCGAGCGGGAGCAACTGCATCTGCAAGCGTTGGACGCCAAGATCCGCCACTACCAGGCGCTTGTCGGTAGCGCTTGACTTAGAGCTTACTCAAAGCGGCATCGTGACTGATCACCTAGCGTATGGGAGCAGTAGCATGAGCACGAGCAGATACCAGACAGGTTTGCAGAACCTGACAGCAATAGACGGCGAAGCCGGCCACAGCGTCATTGATAGCCTGAAAGACGTTTGCCCTGATCTGGCCAGGTACATCATTGAGTTTCCCTTCGGCGACATCTACGCCAGGCCGGGCCTGGACCTCAAATCACGTGAAATCGCCACAGTCGCGGCGCTGACCGCGCTGGGGCACTGCGCGCCACAGCTGAAAGTACATGTGAACGCGGCCTTGAACATTGGCTGCACGCCGGATGAGATCAAGGAAACCGTGCTGCAGATGGCGGTATACGCCGGCTTTCCGGCAGCATTGAACGCTATGTTTGTGGTGAAGGAGGTGCTGGCAGAGCGTGCTTTGCTATGACCTCCGCCAGCAGCGCAATGCTGTGCACTTGAGCGTAAGCGGTCGAGCTACATCTGGATCATCAGAGGTAACCGCACCGCCGCCGGCCGGGAGCAAGCTCGGCCAGCCCGAGCACCAGCGCATGGACTTTACGCCACGAGAGCCGTTCAATCTTCGGCTGCTAGGCGCCGGTTTGCACGCTGCATACCTTGCCAGGCAGACCAGGAATACAGCAGCAACGCCAGCCAGATCAGTACGAAGCTGGCCAGTTGCGGCGCGCTGATGCTCTCCTTGAAAACGAATACGGCGATCAGGAACTGAATGCTGGGGTTGATGTACATGAGAAAGCCCAGCGTCGCCAGGCGTAAACGCCGCGCCGCGCCGGCGAACGCCAGTAGCGGAATCGCGGTAACCACACCGCTGGCTACCAGCAGCACTGGCGTTCGCGCATCCTGAGTGAAGTGAGACAGCTGCATTTGCGACAGCGCGCCCAGCGCCAGCAAGGCCAGCGGCAACAGCAGCAAGGTCTCGACAAACAGGCCAGACAAGCCGTCCAGCAGTACTTGTTTGCGCAGCAAACCATAGGTGCCAAAGCTCAGGGCCAATACGAGCGCGATCCAGGGAAGACTGCCCAGCAACACCAGCTGCACCAGTATGCCGGCCACGGCCAGCGCAATGGCGATGCCCTGCAGGCGCGCGAGGCGCTCGCGCAGAATCAGCATACCCAGCGCGACGTTGACCAACGGCGTGAGAAAGTAACCCAGGCTCGCTTGCAGCACGTGGTGGGTTTCTATCGAGTAAATGTAGACGCCCCAGTTCAACCCGATCAACACCGCACAGCCCAGCACCCGCCCCAGGCGCGCCGGTTGCTTGAGGGCCGCCATTACCGGCGCCCAGCGGCGCAACACACTGACCAGCAGGGTAAGGAAAACACAGGACCAGATAATCCGGTGCACCAGAATTTCAAAGGCTGGTACGCCGTCGAACAAGGCAAAGAACAGCGGAAAGCAGCCCCACATGAGGTAGGCGCTAATACCAAAGGCGATGCCCTGGCTGCTTTCATTCAGTTTGATGGCCATCAGGTGCTCGGTTCAGGGTGGGTGTCGACAACGCAGGCGATTCTACCGCTCCAGGCGTGGCGGCCAAATGAATATCACCGCGCGGATACGCTAGCGCGGTTTTGCGCTCGCAAGGGCCAGTGCGCCGCTCGCTGTCGACAGCATAGCCAACAGGCGACCCGCCGAAGACAGTAAGCAGCATCTAGCGTTTCATTGGCCGGCACGTCTGCCGGAAGCTCGGTCAGTGCCGCGGGCAACATTCCTGCTTATCCTCACTCTGCAGCTGCATAACCACAAACAATGATGCTTGAGCACGCCTGCGTTTACTGGTATTTCAACAGCTCGACGCGGCCTGCTGCTCTGCCCGCAGCCTGTTTTGCGCAGGGGCGGCAACGTGATCCCGCGTCGTTTCCAGCTAATTGGGAGACATCACATGACACTGCACGCAGCTGATTTTATTGCTCGCAAGGGCAACAAGCCGATCACCATGCTGACTGCCTACACCTGCCCGGTTGCCCGCGGCATCGAGGCGGCTGGCGTTCCGGTGATTCTGGTGGGCGACACCGTGGGTATGGTGGAGATGGGGTTTGCAAGCACCCGTGATGTGACCCTGGAGCATATGGAGTACCACATCGGCGCCGTGCGCCGTGGTGCCCCCGACACACACATCATTGGCGATTTGCCCTACCTGACCGATACCGATCCGCAAACCGCGCTGGCCAGCGCGCAGCGCCTGATTGCCGCCGGTGCCAACAGCATCAAGCTGGAAGGCCCCAAGGCCGAGGTTATCCGCCATCTGGTGGATAACGGCATCGCGGTGGTTGGCCATACCGGGCTGACGCCACAAACCGCCACCTCGTTCAAGAAGGTCGGCAACACCGATGCCGAGGCGCAGCGCATTGTGCAAGAGGCAAAGTTGATCGAGGCATCCGGCGCCTTCATGGTGGTACTGGAGCACATCCCCTATACCCTCGCCGGGCAGATCACTCAGGCCTTGGGTATTCCCACCATCGGCATTGGCGCGGGCCCGGAGTGTGACGGCCAGGTACTGGTGATCAACGATGCACTGGGACTGGGCGACTACTGGCCACCGTTCTCCAAGCAGTACGCCCACGTCAGCGATACCATCGTCAAGGTGGCGCGCGACTTTACCGCCGAGGTAGAGACGCTGGAATTTCCGAATAACATCATTCAGTTCACCGGCACCGGCAAACGCTGAGACCGGCTCCCATGTGGGCGGGGCGCTGCCAGCCGCGCAGCAGCGCTGGCCCGCTCTGTTCCCTTGCTCTGCCAGCAGCTATTCTGCAACAGGATCTGTTGTTCACCGCCCTGGTGTGCAGCGCGGCTGCACGCCAGGATCATTACGCAAGGAGCATTCATGTCGCGAACCCTTATCATTCTCTTGCTGCTGTGCAGCCTCGCCGGTTGCCGCGACGAGACAGGCCAGATCAGCCTGCCAACCCTGGAGCTGAACTGGCATAGCGACAGCGCAGACGCGCGTCAGACCACCTGGAATACCATGGTCGGGCGCTGGTATGGCGATCGCATGGATGAAGACGGCGAGCGCATACAATGGATTACCCAGCGCCACGCCGACGGCACCTACCAGGTAGACTTTCGCAGCACCACGGCAAGGGGGCGTATCGAGAACAGTACCGAGCTGGGCCAGTGGGGCATGGCCGGGCCAATCTACTTCGGCTTTTTTCGCGGCTGGCTGGAAGGCGACGTTTTTACGCCTTCCGACCCGCGCCAGGCTGACAACTACGACGCCTATAACGTTATCAGTCTGACCGACGACCACATGGTCTACGATAGCCTGACCACCGGCACCCGCTACGAAGTCCGCCGCGTACCGGACGGTTTTTACATTCCGGATGCGGCTAGCGAGACCCGGCTGTAAGCGGAGTTTTTGGCCTGGGGTTATTGACTACTCTCGCTCACTGCCAGCTAGGCTTCATCACTGAATCAAGGAAGAATCATGTACCGCTATTTGCTTTCACTGGTCACTACCCTGCTTATCTGGGCGGTGTTTGCACCCACCGGGGATAGCTTCGTTGCACTCGTCCTCATTGGCGCCATGGTCTTTCCGTTGGTCGAATGGCTGAACCGGCGTTACTTCCCACGGGGGCGGGTTTCCACAGAGCAGGAGCTGGAAATCGAAACCGGCGGCATGAGTATCGGCAGCGACGGTGGTGGCGATGGCGGCGGCGGTGACTAGCGTTGCTACTCGGTAACTGTACTGCTCGTCTGCTTGGCTACAGCGCTAGACTGGCTGCAAGCTCGTCGCTGACGCGCGAGCCGAACACGTGGGCGCACATATCTAGGGAGCACGTATGCAAACCATCGGCCTGCTCGGCGGCATGAGCTGGGAGTCGACCCAGAGTTACTACGCCGCCATCAATCAGGGCATCAAACAGCAGCTGGGCGGCCTGCACTCCGCCAGGCTGGTGCTCTACAGCGTGGACTTCGCCGAACTAGAGGCGCTGCAACAGCGCGGTGACTGGGCTGCCGCGGCGCAAATATTGAGCCAGGCAGCGCAATCCCTGCAGGCGGCCGGCGCCGACTTTCTGGTGATTGCCACCAATACCATGCACAAGGTCGCGCCCGAAATACAGCAGCAGATCACTATTCCCCTGCTGCATATCGCTGATGCCACTGCCAGGGTGCTCAAGCAGCAAAACATCAACCGCGTTGGCCTGCTGGGCACGGCCTTTACCATGGAGCAGGCCTTCTATCGCGAACGGCTGGAGGCACAAGGCATCGAGGTACTGGTGCCCGATGCGGCTGAACGCGCCGAAGTGCATCGCATCATTTATGAGGAGCTGTGCCTGGGCAACCTGGTGGAGGCCTCGCGCAGCGCTTATCTGCAGATTATTGCTGCGCTGGCCGAGCGTGGCGCGCAGGGCGTGATACTCGGCTGTACCGAAATAGGCCTGTTGGTGCAGCAGGCCGACAGCCACGTGCCCCTGTATGACACCACCGCCATCCACGCGGCAGCCACCGTCACTCAAGCGCTGGCCAGCCAATAGACCAGGAAACCAGCATGGCCGACATCAGCTATCCCCTCTCGGGCGCTTGCCAATGTGGCAGCGTCACCTACCAGCTGCTGGCCCCACCGCAGGCGGTGATTGCCTGCCATTGTCGGGAATGCCAGAAGCTGTCCACCAGCGCCTTCAGCCTCACCGCACTGGTGCCGGCGAGCGATCTGCGTTTCAGCGGCCCTTTGCAGCACTGGAGCCGCGTGGCAGACAGCGGCAACACCAACGCGGCGGCCTTCTGTGGCACCTGCGGTAACCGTATCTATCACGTCAATCCTGAGCAGCCCGAGCTGATCAAGCTCAAACCCAGCAACCTGTCGGATACCCGCGTTATTCAACCGACCAAGCACGTGTGGGTCAGTGAGAAGCAGGATTGGTTTGCCCTTCCCGACGGGGCAGAGATTTTCCCGAAGGATCCGTAGCGCGCGCCGGTGCCAAGGCGCTTAACGCAGATTTTTTGCGGCGACACCTTTGCTTCCACAAGATGCGGGAGCAGAATCAATCCTGCACCTGCTTCGAGGTCGAGTTAGAGCGCTCTATGGATGCTTACCTGCTGTTTCTGATCATCACCGTCGCCACTGTCATGAGCCCCGGCCCTGGCGTCCTGCTGACGCTGACCAATGCCATCCGCTTCGGTGTGAGCGGTGCCATTGGCGGTATTCTTGGCTTGGCGGTGGGCGCCTTTCTGATTGCCGGGGTATCGGCTACCGGGTTGGGCATTTTGCTGGCGACCTCGGCAGTCGCCTTCACCGTGCTCAAATTCATTGGCGCTGCATACCTGATCTACCTGGGCGTGAAGCTGTGGCGTGCGCCGCCAGCGGTGATCGAACTGCGCGCGGCCGGGCGCCGTACCTTGCCCCGCCAGTTTGCCGAAGGCCTGGGCCTGCAGCTGACCAACCCCAAGGCGGTGTTCTTTTTCCTCTCTATCCTGCCGCAGTTCGTGACTTAC
This region includes:
- a CDS encoding MerR family transcriptional regulator encodes the protein MNVSEFSVRSGLSAHTLRYYEKIGVLPRIQRNSSGHRAFTARDLEWINFVTRLKETGMPLEGILKYAALRLEGDGTLAERQRMLATHRDALKLKIEREQLHLQALDAKIRHYQALVGSA
- the panB gene encoding 3-methyl-2-oxobutanoate hydroxymethyltransferase, producing the protein MTLHAADFIARKGNKPITMLTAYTCPVARGIEAAGVPVILVGDTVGMVEMGFASTRDVTLEHMEYHIGAVRRGAPDTHIIGDLPYLTDTDPQTALASAQRLIAAGANSIKLEGPKAEVIRHLVDNGIAVVGHTGLTPQTATSFKKVGNTDAEAQRIVQEAKLIEASGAFMVVLEHIPYTLAGQITQALGIPTIGIGAGPECDGQVLVINDALGLGDYWPPFSKQYAHVSDTIVKVARDFTAEVETLEFPNNIIQFTGTGKR
- the rarD gene encoding EamA family transporter RarD codes for the protein MAIKLNESSQGIAFGISAYLMWGCFPLFFALFDGVPAFEILVHRIIWSCVFLTLLVSVLRRWAPVMAALKQPARLGRVLGCAVLIGLNWGVYIYSIETHHVLQASLGYFLTPLVNVALGMLILRERLARLQGIAIALAVAGILVQLVLLGSLPWIALVLALSFGTYGLLRKQVLLDGLSGLFVETLLLLPLALLALGALSQMQLSHFTQDARTPVLLVASGVVTAIPLLAFAGAARRLRLATLGFLMYINPSIQFLIAVFVFKESISAPQLASFVLIWLALLLYSWSAWQGMQRANRRLAAED
- a CDS encoding GFA family protein, yielding MADISYPLSGACQCGSVTYQLLAPPQAVIACHCRECQKLSTSAFSLTALVPASDLRFSGPLQHWSRVADSGNTNAAAFCGTCGNRIYHVNPEQPELIKLKPSNLSDTRVIQPTKHVWVSEKQDWFALPDGAEIFPKDP
- a CDS encoding LysE family translocator, with product MDAYLLFLIITVATVMSPGPGVLLTLTNAIRFGVSGAIGGILGLAVGAFLIAGVSATGLGILLATSAVAFTVLKFIGAAYLIYLGVKLWRAPPAVIELRAAGRRTLPRQFAEGLGLQLTNPKAVFFFLSILPQFVTYDSAHVGQFALLVCTYSVVLVVVHLIYAALARTTRQWLASDSGGRLVNRLGGGTFMGFGLGLAATSR
- a CDS encoding GFA family protein, encoding MHLKGSCHCGRVHFSLESAQPYPFNLCYCSICRKTAGGGGYAINLGGDYRTLKVEGMEHVKVYQATITDADTGEQRLSSGQRHFCVECGSALWLWDPNWPELVHPLASAIDTPLPVPPERTHLMLGSKAPWVKVQAAPNDKLFEVYPDESLAEWHQRLGLSS
- a CDS encoding aspartate/glutamate racemase family protein is translated as MQTIGLLGGMSWESTQSYYAAINQGIKQQLGGLHSARLVLYSVDFAELEALQQRGDWAAAAQILSQAAQSLQAAGADFLVIATNTMHKVAPEIQQQITIPLLHIADATARVLKQQNINRVGLLGTAFTMEQAFYRERLEAQGIEVLVPDAAERAEVHRIIYEELCLGNLVEASRSAYLQIIAALAERGAQGVILGCTEIGLLVQQADSHVPLYDTTAIHAAATVTQALASQ
- the blaOXA gene encoding class D beta-lactamase, which gives rise to MPRLTLYLLFFLALPLHAAERERADWAAEFAAQDAVGTIIVVDERIPGKATWVHNPERAAQRFSPASTFKIPHTLMALDAGAVKDEFQVFPWHGTQHSYAGHNQDQTLRSAMRHSTVWVYRGFASAIGEPKARAYLQQLNYGNADPSVDAGDYWIDGKLAISAEEQIAFLQQLYRNQLPFKIAHQRLTKDLMIVQAERNWILRAKTGWEGRYGWWVGWVEWPEGPVFFALNIDTPNRLEDLHKREDITRALLRSINALPAAH
- a CDS encoding carboxymuconolactone decarboxylase family protein, which encodes MSTSRYQTGLQNLTAIDGEAGHSVIDSLKDVCPDLARYIIEFPFGDIYARPGLDLKSREIATVAALTALGHCAPQLKVHVNAALNIGCTPDEIKETVLQMAVYAGFPAALNAMFVVKEVLAERALL